In Nilaparvata lugens isolate BPH chromosome 5, ASM1435652v1, whole genome shotgun sequence, the following proteins share a genomic window:
- the LOC120351492 gene encoding disks large-associated protein 5-like: MTDVSDTFQVRLEEESFNLSVLCNRWQSVLDSTGSIPKEMEDEIRGAVGQTKLLVNEKLKQFKDLLKKFQKGDTDESITPNDLEGFWELVLIQVNDVKGKFSKLEHWKKGK; the protein is encoded by the exons ATGACGGACGTATCTGATACATTTCAAGTAAGGCTCGAGGAAGAGTCTTTTAATTTGTCTGTGTTGTGTAATAGATGGCAATCTGTTCTTGATTCAACCGGGAGTATTCCCAAGGAAATGGAAGATGAAATACGAGGTGCTGTAG GTCAGACCAAATTATTggtaaatgaaaaattaaagcAGTTCAAAGACCTCCTGAAGAAGTTCCAAAAAGGCGATACTGATGAGAGTATAACGCCTAATGATCTCGAAGGATTTTGGGAACTTGTTCTAATACAG GTCAATGACGTGAAGGGTAAATTTTCGAAACTGGAACATTGGAAGAAAGGGAAATGA